Within Acomys russatus chromosome 7, mAcoRus1.1, whole genome shotgun sequence, the genomic segment ATATGAGGATATAATATTCGTGGATAAAACATCTTGAACAAAGATTGAAGATGGAAGTgggagagaataaaagaaaattactacCAACACATTGCTCTGCAAACACAACTGAAGAAGATTTATGTAGCATGTGTCTAAGACAGCCTTGCTAGATACAGTGGACAGAAGCATGTTCCTTCAGATTCTCATTGTGATTCTTTGTTTACTTGTTTCTGTTACTGTTGACAACTATATATGCAGTATCCCAGAATCAGACAATTCACCACGATTCACATCACATGTACTGATACCTTTCTTGTCATGCTGACATGCCTACATTGTGATAGAACTGACTTGGGGAGAACATATCAAATGGAGGATTCCTTGGCGGATCTGTTTGGTCTTCACACTATAGATGATTGGGTTAAGCACTGGCGGAACCAATAAGTAGATATGAGCCATGAAGATGTGAATGAGGGGAGAGGAGTGTTTGGCAAAACGATGGACAATAGATAATCCTATCATGGGTACATATAGAATGAGCACAGCACAGATGTGTGATGCACATGTGTTCAGTGCCTTAAGCCTACCCTCGCGGGATGCAATTTTTAACACTGAGTGAAGTATTAACACATAAGATACAAAAATTCCAAGGGAGTCCATGCCCCACAGCAATGTAATGAGGACTAGTCCATATATAACATTGAATCTGATGTCAGTACAAGCAAGACGGATCATGTCTTGGTGCAGACAGTAGGAATGGGAAAGAACGTGGGAGCCACAGAAGGGAAAGAATGCTAGACGGGCCATAAGTGGAATTATTGAAATAGAACTCCTGAGCAGAGCAGCCATTCCAATCTTAGCAATAAGTTTTGGGGTGAGGATGGTAGCATATCGCAGAGGGTGGCAGATAGCCACATACCTGTCAAGGGCCATGGCCAAGAGCACAGATGACTCAGTAAAGGAAAATGTATGAATCAGAAACATTTGGACCACACAAATATTGAACTGGATTTCTCGTGAAATAGACCACAACACCCTGAAAAGTGAAATCATTGTGGGCAGGGACATGGCCAT encodes:
- the LOC127192219 gene encoding olfactory receptor 51G2-like, whose protein sequence is METSNSSSIVSTTFYLTGIPGYEEFHHWISIPFCLLYIVGITGNCMILHIVRTDPRLHEPMYYFLAMLSLTDMAMSLPTMISLFRVLWSISREIQFNICVVQMFLIHTFSFTESSVLLAMALDRYVAICHPLRYATILTPKLIAKIGMAALLRSSISIIPLMARLAFFPFCGSHVLSHSYCLHQDMIRLACTDIRFNVIYGLVLITLLWGMDSLGIFVSYVLILHSVLKIASREGRLKALNTCASHICAVLILYVPMIGLSIVHRFAKHSSPLIHIFMAHIYLLVPPVLNPIIYSVKTKQIRQGILHLICSPQVSSITM